One window of Mycoplasma cottewii genomic DNA carries:
- a CDS encoding bifunctional metallophosphatase/5'-nucleotidase: MKSTHKVLLGMTSLLVTTLPISTVIACRITPEQVSRSRYQNVYNNFNSEIEKNIQILKAKKQAIENEKDPTKLQNLKTEREAWVKSKTPVLQELRKKVNDEYNKLKQSQSNSNQQLLKIVHTNDEHGRLKYDESKHNNYSGMQGLAEILNKNFDRDLLLSAGDLIQGLPLSDSDKGMTISKVAHKMKYDAVAIGNHEFDWGLPHMFDIEKATEGMPFLSASVFWNKRAVEEQVTTKTGALAKEGEKVFTPYIVKEISPKIKAGIVGITTPDTAYTSNPKNSVHVKFEDPVTAGNKAFSELKEQGVNFIVAITHLGVNRPDTSWDAREFATKTKEVDLILDGHSHTLVPHEEYGKIAKKSYLTQAEAYTKYLSELDIVVDAKEQKIVDIKQELRTIEYTELLGGKNNTITEIQELIGDLEVKFNKENDVVVFNSPVAFKHADNVVTQTSSGDVTAWRGRVSQTNLGAFASDGIAWEFIKNNKEDGVNYSEDNVIGLVNGGGLRQDIAAGDVKKLHLLGVSPFGNRIAAVKVKGSTLIEAMKHGASKVFSGGYAQYSSNVKANINITKADGNNRAYELDESSLKINNKPINREQEYVIVTNDFLLIGGDGYTMLDYAKHPESVKHAYEGGDLLQVYIDYGKHITSGQEVKDGNLFEKRKIQDYNPDNYPQNIIVNHKLNK, from the coding sequence ATGAAAAGTACACACAAAGTTTTATTAGGAATGACAAGTTTATTGGTAACAACTTTACCAATTTCAACTGTTATTGCTTGTAGGATAACTCCAGAACAAGTATCTAGAAGTCGTTATCAAAATGTTTACAATAACTTCAATAGTGAAATTGAAAAAAATATTCAAATTCTAAAAGCTAAAAAACAAGCAATAGAAAATGAAAAAGATCCAACTAAATTACAAAACCTAAAAACCGAAAGAGAAGCTTGAGTTAAATCAAAAACTCCAGTTTTACAAGAATTAAGAAAAAAAGTTAATGATGAATATAATAAACTGAAGCAAAGCCAGTCAAATTCTAATCAACAATTATTAAAAATTGTTCATACTAATGACGAACACGGACGTTTAAAATATGATGAATCTAAACACAATAATTATTCAGGTATGCAAGGATTAGCTGAAATTTTAAACAAAAACTTTGATCGAGATTTATTATTATCAGCCGGAGATTTAATTCAAGGATTACCACTATCTGATTCAGATAAAGGAATGACAATTTCTAAAGTTGCTCATAAAATGAAATATGATGCAGTTGCAATCGGAAATCATGAATTCGATTGAGGATTACCACATATGTTTGATATTGAAAAAGCAACAGAAGGTATGCCATTTTTATCAGCTAGTGTATTTTGAAATAAAAGAGCAGTTGAAGAACAAGTTACAACAAAAACTGGAGCGTTAGCTAAAGAAGGAGAAAAAGTCTTTACTCCATATATTGTTAAAGAAATATCTCCAAAAATTAAAGCAGGAATTGTAGGAATTACAACTCCAGATACTGCTTATACTTCAAATCCAAAAAACTCAGTTCATGTTAAATTTGAAGATCCTGTAACAGCTGGAAATAAAGCATTTAGTGAATTAAAAGAACAAGGTGTTAACTTTATTGTTGCAATTACTCACTTAGGAGTTAACAGACCTGATACTAGCTGAGATGCAAGAGAATTTGCTACAAAAACAAAAGAAGTTGATCTTATTTTAGATGGTCACTCTCATACTTTAGTTCCTCATGAAGAATACGGTAAAATTGCTAAAAAAAGTTATCTAACACAAGCTGAAGCTTATACTAAATACTTAAGTGAATTAGATATTGTTGTTGATGCTAAAGAGCAAAAAATAGTTGATATAAAACAAGAACTAAGAACTATTGAATATACTGAACTTTTAGGTGGTAAAAATAATACAATTACTGAAATTCAAGAATTAATTGGTGATTTAGAAGTGAAATTCAATAAAGAAAATGATGTAGTTGTATTTAATTCTCCTGTTGCATTTAAACATGCAGATAATGTAGTAACACAAACTAGTTCAGGAGATGTTACTGCTTGAAGAGGAAGAGTAAGTCAAACAAACTTAGGTGCATTTGCTTCTGATGGTATTGCTTGAGAATTTATTAAAAATAACAAAGAAGATGGTGTTAATTATTCTGAAGATAATGTTATTGGTTTAGTTAATGGTGGAGGATTACGTCAAGATATAGCTGCTGGTGATGTTAAAAAACTTCACTTACTTGGAGTTTCACCATTTGGAAATAGAATTGCTGCAGTTAAAGTTAAAGGTTCAACATTAATCGAAGCTATGAAACACGGTGCATCAAAAGTATTTTCTGGAGGATATGCTCAATATTCATCTAACGTTAAAGCAAACATCAACATTACTAAAGCTGATGGTAATAATAGAGCTTATGAACTTGATGAATCTAGCTTAAAAATTAACAATAAACCTATTAATAGAGAACAAGAATATGTAATTGTAACTAATGATTTCTTATTAATTGGTGGAGATGGATATACAATGCTAGATTATGCAAAACACCCAGAATCTGTAAAACATGCATATGAAGGTGGAGATTTATTACAAGTTTATATTGATTATGGTAAACATATAACAAGTGGTCAAGAAGTTAAAGATGGTAACTTATTTGAAAAACGTAAAATTCAAGATTACAACCCAGATAATTACCCACAAAACATCATTGTAAATCACAAATTAAATAAATAG
- the nagA gene encoding N-acetylglucosamine-6-phosphate deacetylase — translation MILKNAQIVLENEIINNGYVIIKDKKIVEIGSDYKLDDTIDLENNFLLPGFIDCHTHGGYGVDFEQGDQNRFKTFADNIVKEGITRYVQSTVTNDDQKTETILKEFSKFMKLNNGKAKCIGVHLEGPFISKFKKGAHQEDLLKNPDIELVKKWNEISNNNVKIITYAPELDNSEFTKYLLENNIIPSAGHSNIKADEFEPYYKLGVKHITHLFNAMSAVDHHNPGLAVSALNHKDILCEIIADKIHLKPEIIKLVYDHKLADGICLITDSINAKGLDDGIYQLGNLKINKANNQARLVSNNALAGSVATYDSVVKNFKNITNISLNELIKTTSINIAKQLNIYSYTGSIEINKFADLVVLDKDLNVLKTIVEGKIVFEKWE, via the coding sequence ATGATATTAAAAAACGCTCAAATTGTATTAGAAAATGAAATTATTAATAATGGATATGTAATTATTAAAGATAAAAAAATAGTTGAAATTGGATCAGATTATAAATTAGATGATACGATTGATTTAGAAAATAATTTTTTACTACCCGGTTTTATTGATTGTCATACTCATGGAGGTTATGGAGTTGATTTTGAACAAGGTGATCAAAACAGATTTAAAACATTTGCTGATAATATTGTTAAAGAAGGAATCACAAGATATGTTCAGTCAACAGTTACTAATGATGATCAAAAAACTGAAACTATCTTAAAAGAATTTAGCAAATTTATGAAACTTAATAATGGAAAAGCTAAATGTATTGGAGTTCATTTAGAAGGACCATTTATAAGTAAATTTAAAAAAGGTGCTCATCAAGAAGATTTATTAAAAAATCCAGATATCGAACTAGTTAAAAAATGAAATGAAATATCAAATAATAATGTCAAAATAATTACTTATGCTCCTGAACTAGATAACAGTGAGTTTACAAAATATTTACTAGAAAATAATATAATACCAAGTGCTGGTCACTCTAATATAAAAGCTGATGAATTTGAACCATACTACAAATTAGGAGTAAAACATATAACTCATTTATTTAATGCGATGAGTGCAGTTGATCATCACAACCCAGGACTAGCTGTAAGCGCTCTGAATCATAAAGATATTTTATGTGAAATAATTGCTGATAAAATTCATTTAAAACCTGAAATTATAAAACTAGTTTATGATCATAAACTGGCTGATGGCATTTGTTTAATAACTGATTCAATAAATGCTAAAGGTTTAGATGATGGAATTTATCAATTAGGTAATTTAAAAATTAATAAAGCTAACAATCAAGCAAGACTAGTATCAAATAATGCATTAGCAGGTTCAGTTGCAACATATGATAGTGTAGTTAAAAACTTTAAAAATATAACTAATATATCACTAAATGAGTTGATAAAAACAACATCAATAAATATTGCTAAGCAATTAAATATTTATAGTTATACAGGAAGTATTGAAATTAATAAGTTTGCTGATTTAGTTGTTTTAGATAAAGATTTAAATGTTTTAAAAACAATAGTTGAAGGAAAAATAGTCTTTGAAAAATGAGAGTAG
- a CDS encoding N-acetylneuraminate lyase, translating to MDKLKGVFAALLIPYKKDGSIDKESLKKFIDYNIEVSGVDGLYVNGSTGEAFLLSNNERKEILEIVAKHVNKRVPLIAQVGSLNVYEAIEQAKLAEELGFDAVSAVTPFYYKFSLDQILDYYREIKKATKLPLIAYYIPILSGVNFSMEAFEKLFAIEGVEGVKFTATDLYTLERIKAKFPNKLVYYGFDEQQLSASIYNIDGFIGSTFNVNAKKAKQIFELVKQNKNKEALALQKDVNDFIDIVLANGLYAILKEIIRQHYNLDEVFCRLPMTQSISKYADKAKEIKERFLANDCSCECN from the coding sequence ATGGATAAATTAAAAGGTGTTTTTGCCGCTTTATTAATACCATATAAAAAAGATGGTTCAATTGATAAAGAGAGCTTAAAAAAGTTTATTGATTATAACATCGAAGTTTCTGGTGTTGATGGATTATATGTTAATGGATCAACAGGAGAAGCATTCTTATTATCAAATAACGAAAGAAAAGAAATTTTAGAAATCGTTGCTAAACATGTAAATAAAAGAGTTCCATTAATTGCTCAAGTTGGTTCTTTAAATGTTTATGAAGCAATCGAACAAGCTAAATTAGCTGAAGAATTAGGATTTGATGCAGTTAGTGCAGTTACTCCATTCTACTACAAATTTAGCTTAGATCAAATTCTTGATTATTATAGAGAAATTAAAAAAGCAACAAAACTTCCATTAATTGCTTATTACATTCCAATTCTATCTGGAGTTAATTTCTCAATGGAAGCGTTTGAAAAATTATTTGCTATTGAAGGTGTTGAAGGAGTTAAGTTCACTGCAACTGACTTATACACTTTAGAAAGAATTAAAGCAAAATTCCCTAATAAATTAGTTTATTATGGATTTGATGAACAACAATTATCTGCATCAATTTACAACATTGATGGATTTATTGGTTCAACATTTAACGTTAACGCTAAAAAAGCTAAACAAATTTTTGAACTTGTAAAACAAAATAAAAACAAAGAAGCATTAGCTTTACAAAAAGACGTAAATGATTTTATTGATATAGTATTAGCAAATGGATTATACGCTATATTAAAAGAAATCATCAGACAACATTACAACTTAGATGAAGTATTTTGTAGATTACCTATGACTCAATCAATTTCAAAATATGCTGATAAAGCAAAAGAAATTAAAGAAAGATTTTTAGCAAATGACTGTTCTTGCGAATGCAACTAA
- a CDS encoding sodium:solute symporter, which translates to MTVLANATNKGSFHWVDYLVLGIYLLFTLGIGLYFKFKSKLQKAEGTEEYFKSGGKTPGWVAGFSIYATTLSAITYMATPARAFSTDWLFAFGNLTIFIATPLLIRFMIPFFQKLNDVSGYGFLEKRFSYFLRVFASVMFILFHIVRVGLIIYLPTIALTAVTNLNPYLIAIFIGIICVVSTVLGGLSGVIWSDFIQAVVLIGGIVLAIIFALAKMPNLGDVNSIIVNNGKLLPKEAIIPQSFAKPFILTLFFGQLINTFYQYIGSQDVVQRYKSNKSFKEVKKGLWTNAILSLITIFLFYGMGSLLYAYYNQTLGLVGPKEIAKNLGIQEGQIFPYFIVTVLPIGISGLIIAGIYSASMSTVSSSLHSAATCLVQDIIVRIKPDMSDKTKMNWAKGIILGIGILGTLVAVLLMVVKADDILNLFAGIIGLFGVSVTCIYILGVFTKRTSNIGAIIGGICGLIIIAVPFVLSQAKIATNVDQFYFIILAFIVSLSVGYLSSFIFKNKKIDELDGLTIHTFSKQDFNQMVEEGEKEWQEIKESEKQFKKELLNKIKSKRSNK; encoded by the coding sequence ATGACTGTTCTTGCGAATGCAACTAATAAGGGTAGTTTTCATTGAGTCGACTATCTAGTATTAGGAATATATTTACTATTTACTTTAGGTATAGGTTTATATTTTAAATTTAAATCTAAACTACAAAAAGCAGAAGGTACAGAAGAGTACTTTAAATCTGGTGGAAAAACACCAGGATGAGTAGCTGGTTTTTCAATTTATGCTACAACACTATCAGCTATTACTTATATGGCTACGCCAGCTAGAGCGTTTTCAACTGACTGATTATTTGCATTCGGAAATTTAACAATTTTTATTGCAACTCCATTATTAATCAGATTCATGATCCCGTTCTTCCAAAAATTAAATGACGTTTCAGGATATGGATTCTTAGAAAAACGTTTTAGTTACTTTTTAAGAGTATTTGCCAGTGTGATGTTTATTTTATTCCACATTGTGCGTGTTGGATTAATTATTTACCTACCAACTATTGCTTTAACAGCTGTTACAAATCTTAACCCATATCTAATTGCTATTTTCATAGGAATTATTTGTGTGGTATCTACTGTATTAGGTGGATTGAGTGGAGTTATTTGATCTGACTTTATTCAAGCTGTTGTTTTAATTGGAGGTATTGTTTTAGCTATTATCTTTGCTTTAGCTAAAATGCCAAACTTAGGAGATGTAAATAGCATAATTGTTAACAACGGTAAATTATTACCAAAAGAAGCTATTATTCCACAAAGTTTTGCTAAACCATTTATTTTAACTTTATTCTTCGGACAATTAATTAACACTTTCTATCAATACATCGGAAGTCAAGATGTTGTTCAAAGATATAAATCAAACAAGAGTTTCAAAGAAGTTAAAAAAGGTCTTTGAACAAATGCGATTTTATCATTAATAACTATTTTCTTATTCTATGGAATGGGATCATTGTTATATGCATACTACAACCAAACACTTGGTCTAGTTGGTCCAAAAGAAATTGCAAAAAACTTAGGTATTCAAGAAGGTCAAATTTTCCCTTACTTTATTGTTACTGTTTTACCAATTGGTATTAGTGGATTAATTATTGCTGGTATTTATTCAGCATCAATGAGTACTGTTTCTTCATCACTTCACTCAGCTGCAACTTGTTTAGTTCAAGATATTATCGTTAGAATTAAACCTGATATGTCAGACAAAACAAAAATGAACTGAGCAAAAGGAATCATTTTAGGAATAGGTATTTTAGGAACACTTGTTGCTGTTCTATTGATGGTTGTTAAAGCAGATGATATTTTAAACCTATTTGCTGGTATTATTGGATTATTTGGAGTATCTGTTACTTGTATTTATATTCTTGGAGTATTTACAAAAAGAACTTCAAATATTGGAGCAATAATTGGTGGTATTTGTGGATTAATAATTATTGCAGTACCATTTGTATTAAGTCAAGCAAAAATAGCTACTAATGTTGATCAATTCTACTTTATTATTCTTGCATTCATAGTTTCATTATCAGTTGGATATCTATCAAGTTTCATATTCAAAAACAAAAAAATTGATGAATTAGATGGATTAACAATTCATACTTTCTCTAAACAAGACTTTAACCAAATGGTTGAAGAAGGAGAAAAAGAATGACAAGAAATTAAAGAAAGCGAAAAACAATTCAAAAAAGAACTATTGAATAAAATTAAATCAAAACGTTCAAATAAATAG
- a CDS encoding YhcH/YjgK/YiaL family protein — protein MIYDKVTNIKKYLNIHKNIDKAINFILNNDIKDLKHGINQIDETLFYNKFDVTALDVENAVFESHDKYLDLHILAVGDEYIGHRFVEDLNEEVEYNQKDDCYLYATKPSKTIYQNTKSFAIFFPWDAHAPKIKANEKEITKVVFKILYD, from the coding sequence ATGATTTATGATAAAGTAACAAATATTAAAAAATATTTAAATATTCACAAAAACATTGATAAAGCAATTAACTTTATTTTAAACAACGATATTAAAGATTTAAAACACGGTATTAATCAAATTGATGAAACACTGTTTTATAACAAATTTGATGTTACAGCTTTAGATGTAGAAAATGCAGTTTTTGAATCTCATGATAAATATTTAGATCTTCATATTCTTGCAGTTGGTGATGAATATATTGGTCACAGATTTGTTGAAGATTTAAATGAAGAAGTTGAATATAATCAAAAAGATGATTGTTACTTATATGCAACTAAACCTTCAAAAACTATTTATCAAAACACAAAAAGTTTTGCTATATTCTTCCCGTGAGATGCTCATGCTCCAAAAATAAAAGCAAACGAAAAAGAAATTACAAAAGTAGTATTTAAAATCTTATATGATTAA
- a CDS encoding ROK family protein — translation MINKKFLAIDIGGTSIKYGVFNSDLEPIELFTVRTRPWKDALVKQVEHIVKKHLFVDGIAIATAGVVDEFGTIKYANSNIRNYSSFELKNFVKEILNKYNLDIPVKVINDANSAAYAEYVLDPNYKNSVTLTLGTGVGAGIILNGQLLTGVNGTAGELNAIRLFNSKRKVDTELSWSKFVRKLRISLQTDSMDIWDLYQTNNFAKYKLNKYLDKLANLLSIISYTLSVEVIYIGGGFSYCNVNILKILNEKFKQSYSFYNINPVQIKYAMNKNNAGMLGVLHLLIDKHFK, via the coding sequence ATGATTAATAAGAAATTTCTAGCTATTGATATAGGTGGTACATCTATTAAGTACGGTGTTTTTAATAGTGATTTAGAACCTATTGAACTATTTACTGTTCGTACAAGACCTTGAAAAGATGCATTAGTAAAACAAGTAGAACATATTGTTAAAAAACATTTATTTGTTGATGGTATTGCTATTGCAACTGCTGGAGTTGTTGATGAATTTGGAACAATTAAATATGCTAATTCAAATATTAGAAATTATTCATCATTTGAATTAAAAAACTTTGTAAAAGAAATTCTAAACAAATATAATCTTGATATTCCAGTTAAAGTTATTAATGATGCAAATAGTGCTGCTTATGCTGAATATGTTTTAGATCCTAATTATAAAAACTCTGTTACATTAACTTTAGGTACTGGAGTTGGTGCTGGTATTATATTAAACGGACAACTTTTAACTGGAGTTAATGGAACTGCTGGAGAATTAAATGCAATTAGATTATTTAATTCTAAAAGAAAAGTTGATACTGAATTATCTTGATCAAAATTTGTTAGAAAACTAAGAATATCTTTACAAACTGATAGTATGGATATATGAGATCTTTATCAAACTAACAATTTTGCAAAATATAAATTAAATAAATACTTAGATAAATTAGCTAATCTATTAAGTATTATAAGTTATACACTTAGTGTGGAAGTAATTTATATTGGTGGAGGATTTAGTTATTGTAATGTCAATATTCTAAAAATCTTAAACGAGAAATTCAAACAATCTTATAGTTTTTATAATATTAATCCAGTACAAATTAAATATGCAATGAATAAAAACAATGCAGGTATGTTAGGTGTATTACATTTATTGATTGATAAACATTTTAAATAG